GGCGTCGACATTCTCGCTGACGCAGTGAAGGTAACGCTCGGCCCGAAGGGTCGTAACGTCATCCTCGACAAGTCCTTCGGCGCTCCGCGCATCACCAAGGACGGCGTTTCGGTCGCCAAGGAAATCGAACTGGAAGACAAGTTCGAAAACATGGGCGCCCAGATGGTCCGCGAAGTCGCGTCGAAGACTAGCGACGTTGCCGGTGACGGCACC
The nucleotide sequence above comes from Rhizobium favelukesii. Encoded proteins:
- a CDS encoding TCP-1/cpn60 chaperonin family protein, which gives rise to MAAKELKFGRTAREKMLKGVDILADAVKVTLGPKGRNVILDKSFGAPRITKDGVSVAKEIELEDKFENMGAQMVREVASKTSDVAGDGT